The following DNA comes from Papaver somniferum cultivar HN1 chromosome 4, ASM357369v1, whole genome shotgun sequence.
TGTTAATTATAATCCGCTGGTTATGAAAAATCTTTTCGACAAATCCCAACTTACTTCTTTGCACTTATTGTAATTGTAATTCCTCTCACCCAGATAACCTTGTTATTCTTTGAGTGtaagaaaaaatataaattatCAGATGAATTGATATATCAAGGATCGGTGATTATTTTAGAAATATCTTTTTCTTTACAGATTCCGATGATGAAAAAGATAAACTTACCAGCATTTGGTGTTTCTACTTCAACTGTTGATGTTTGATTCTCCTTGTCCATATCGACTATTATTAATCCTGACTTGTTTGGATAAGAATAATACCAGagttttgatgagttttttttttattgaaattgAGTAAAATAACTGAGTTCTCATACCATAATagaattgtatatataatttgagtacaaattgctggcctcacattgaaagttaggccaaaagcttgaattTTAGAGCTCCTGACCCCCTACCAATAGAAATTGAGGATTTTGAAATATCTTCGGTGGTTTTTTTGGCCGCACACGAAATGGGTGAGCAAACTTACATATAATATTCACGGACTTCAAGCCCttcttttcaaaccctaacttatGAGTATTTCGTGAGCAAACTTACATATAATATTCGCGGACTTCAAGCCCTTCTTTTCAAACACTAACTTATGAGTTTCTCTTCCACCGCATCCTCTATATCCTCTACTTTTAATGCCTCAGGTGATAATACAGGATCGAGAATCAAAAGTGCATCATAGAGGTTCCAGTATTCCTACCCTACccttttgaattatttttgtttgttttgtttgattttcaaaataatCTTCGTGACCTTTAGATCGTGTCTTATAACCTGAACCGTGAAACATATACATGACAAGAAACTGTGTTTGCTCATTTTCTATTAATTAAATGGTTGTCTTTTGGAGCTGAAGCTCTACCAGTTTGAATCATCAGGTGAGATTTGTTAATAATACCAGCGAGATAGActcttcttttatatagtcatgaAAAAAAATACcttaatgattttattttctgatttaCGGTTGTTGATTTTTGATTCGTCTCACTGTGTTTTACTTTTGCAGGTGAGGATCATTCTACGAACCAAATGGGAAGAAGGGTTTGATCCTTATCTATGTTCTATTACTTTGctatcgaattagggtttctaattaAATGGGGTTTTGGGCTCTTGGAATggtttttggttattgattttatTTAGATGTCATTGTTTCTTAACTTTTCAGGCGAGGATTAATCTCTAAATCAAGATCTTAGAAATGTGGTTGTGAAAGAGGTAGATCCCTGATAATTACCAtcaatacaaaacaaaaaaaggtGAATAACTATTAAGGGACATAGATGGTTTACATATTAAAACTATGCATGCATTATTCCTTGGGCACTTGATTTTCTCAAAAACAAAATAGAATTTCAAATAGATCCAAATTATGGTCAAGGAGGTGGGCAGGGACAACAAAAACAATTTCAAGGTCTTACACAAGCTTACAAAGAAAAGTTACATAAACATTATGGTTTCAAGGAGTATTACAGGCAATAGAGCTGAAGATGAGGCCATAGAAGCAAACCGAGAAAGAGCGAGAAAGGGAAAAACACTGTCTTCTAAGTAATAACCACCTTCTAGAAAGCAAGAAAGCGAGAAACAGTCCTGCAATACCTTCTTGGATCTCTTGCACTGTACCTGTTTGAAACCACATGCTGTCCTGCAGTACTAAGTAATAACCACCTGTTCTTTCATACAAAACTGAAAGCCCGAATTACGTCTCTTTTATTCGTTGTGGAATACAAAGTttgcagagaaagagatgaactgGTGTACTAAGAAAGCCACCAGTCGTCTCAAGCGCTAAAGTATGTAAAATCTTAAATAATTATCTTCTGATATTTTGTATTCAATTAATTTCTTTTGTTTGTGATTTGTTAAttttctcttttgtgttttgCTTGCAGTTTGCAGGGTTGTTCTCTGATGTCCAACCAGAAATTTGTAGAAGCTTTGAAGATAGTTTAGCCATGGCAGTAACTATTTTGCTGAATCTAAGTCATTTGTTTGAATAATAGCTGATTTGAAGTAGTTGTGCAGGTTGAGCAGGCTTGGTACCAGCGGGCTGACTGTTTGTATTACCGGCAATAagaatatctctatctcttttaATTAATATGGATCTGCCTGAATTTTTGATTTGTGAATACTTGGTGCTCAAGGAACGTTTGTGAATTCCCATGCCTATATTTGTTTCTTTCgatcatcattggattataaatttTGTTAACTTTCTTATGTTTCGAAATTGATGGACCAAGGTATCATCGCTGGATAGTCTACTTACTCTGAACACTGTGCAATAGTCATATTGTTCTCATCAGCTAACTTGGCGCTCATTATCCCGTTATACCGTTTTGTATGTTTAATAAACACACATTACTAATAGCCCTTCGCCTAATCTGTTGCTAACATGATAAATTTCTCCTTTTATACTTGATATTAGTCAGATATCTTTGGAGAAATAGTGGCATAATGACGCCTCCAGTAACAGATTAAATCTTGAATCCATGATGTTGTCTTTTCCCTGACAGCTCAGGCTACATTAATTATGTATTGCTCCATGTTAACAGCCTCTGTCTATGATTTAGTTTTTCAGGACGTTGCTTTTGATAATTCCAATTGAAGGTCTTTCTGATCATTATTAACAATCTCTATATATATTTACTTAAGCTACTTCTCAAGGGATATGTTTTGTTTTCATATGTTATAATGTGGGTACAAATAAATATGATTTTTAAAAATATGTTGTTGCAATATGAATCTCAATTGGACATTAAATTGTTATTTTTCAAGCAAAACTGTTTCAGGGACGTATGGATTCTGAGATGGATAAAGTAAGAAGTAAAGTATCAGTTTCATTTCTTTGTGCTCAGACTTTATGAATACTTTTTTGCGCCCACAGATAGGCCTACTTTAGTTGATGCGTTTCTATTTGCTTAATTTTAAGTCCTCATTATACTGAAATCTCCAAAGGTCTTTAATTCATGCTTGCAAAGAAAACAAGGGTTATTAACATCCAGGTAATGATTAAATTAATTTTCCAAAATTTGGATTACAGTACGAGACATCATTAAAGGGTCAGAGAAATAGAAGGCCAAGAAACTGTTGGCTTTTTTTTTTGCCTCAGATGGAGTGATGTGGCATAGACATTGAGCCTCATGATAATTTGGTTTAGGTAAGCTTATACCATGCGAGATGAACTAGGTCATGAGCGATTTTTCCTTGTAAAATGAACATCTCTTCTCATGCTTCACAAATAAATTGATTAAAGGGACAAATTTGTTGCTTTATCCAATGACGGAATACACCTGTATGTGGAGATTGCAGATAAGAGGTGATAATggagcttctttcttctttttgtttattCATCGCTTCTCAAGTGACTCATTTTTTGGTGTATAATATAAAATGAGCTTTAGAGAAAATTGGAGGCTACGTTGGTAAGGGTTTCCACGAAAACTTTTACACTGCTCTCATTTGTGGGCTTAGAGAATAAGGTGTACTTGAAGTAAATACACGTACAGGGGTCTATAATTGGGATAATTTATTGTAGTTCAATACTTGGTTTCGATACTAATGTCTAATTGTTGCGGTTCTTTCTTCTCTATTGTCGCACAATATTTTCTTCTTATGACGacttatttctttatttttatttttgttgtgagGTTGTGAAGAAGCAGAATAAAAGCAGAGATCATCTTCATTCGGTGGTAGAACAAGATTACTTTTTAGCCTATTTCAGAACTCATATCGCCTTTTCACCTCCCAATGCAATTTGTTATCtctaatgatttttatttttatttttattttttttggggtATGAAAAAAAGCATGAATTTGTGGATCTATTGAATGCTATTGTTTTATGCAGCTTTATCAGATGGGTAGTGTTTTCCTGTGTTTTAAGTAAATGTAAAATTTATATGTAAAAGTAGATAATGAAGTTAAAATTGCAAATCTCAAAACAGCCAATGAACTTGAGTACATTCGAGTCCCTGAGAAGCATATGATAAGATTATCACTTTTAGGCTTTAGCACTAGCAGTACAGTGGTAATTCGCTTCaggtctctctctttttctttgatCCCGGTAAATTggtttgtaaattatgtattcaTTCACTGGAAATAGGTACGTTTTGCATCCAAATCTCACAAGCATTTTGAAGAAAGGCTTGGGTACAATCATGTTTTGGGATAGCCAGATATATAAGCCCCAACGATAGATACTTAATCCCGTGCAACGAACGGGCAAGATACTAGTTAGATGAATGTTGGGATGGGGCTGGGTTACTTTTAATCCTAAGCGATCATGAATAACTAAGAAAAGAAACGACAATATATCCGACACGGATATGTTGCTGGTGGAGAAAGATTTTCCTAAATATATCTTTCTATTGATCATCAAAGCCTTTTATCTCTTCACTGTTTGTACTCTACTATTGCACGTACATGTTATGTGCATTTTATGAGCAGTTATAATGCACCTACCGAGACAAAGTCGCATTCGCAACTTGTCCCGAAGCTTGTGGTGTGAGACCCCCATTTTGTCAAGTTCATTTACATCCCTAAGAGGCGGGAAGTGTAGTAACCACTCTGCCAAAGGGTCCATGACACCGTGTACCGGCGTCCTTAGCCGCCTTATAGCACGTGTTCATTTTGTTGGTGGTATATTACAAAATCGGAACCAAACAGGTTACACCACCCTAGCACAAAAGATAAACGTATTAGTTTTGGCGGTGATTAGTCAATTCATTTGCCTCACAAATCATATAACCTTTATATTAGAGGGGCTTTAAATCTAATTCATTGGACCCATTCACCACTTACATTACATTACATCCCATGTTTTCTCATCAAAAAGATCACTGGAATCTGATCTTCCTCTATTAAACAACAAAGTGTTTACAGCACATTTTGTTATCAACCTCATCAACCTAACACACCTCTAATCTTTTGTTATCTTCGAACTAATAATTCAATTTTTCGCCTAATTATCAACTAACACTAATCAACTTTCACCCACTCAACTAATCCATCCGATCTCCGGTCCCTACTACTTAAACCGTCGATACGACACGACACGACGAGCGTTCGCCCTCGCTTAGTGAATCCGATCCTCGTCCCTACTACGGATTCGACCGACGAACAAACGACAATTAGTACTGAGAATTGATTGCAGTATTGCACCACCCCATGCTCAATGTTCATTGCTCATAGGAAAAAAAACAATGCTTGTGTTGAGTCATTTTCAGAATTTGCATACATGAACCCATCTATTCTCGAATACACTCCATCGGAACAAAAAATCAAGtcattttcttctttctctcaatCCAGCTGCATTCATTTTGTTACTCACTATTTTGCATCTACTCAAAAACAGTTGCAAATATAATACTACTACTATTAGTTACTTGGTACTTTTTGCAACATTAAAAAACGCAATCCACATTAGAAACGCGGATTCATAAAACAAACCAACCAATGTTGGGCATGTCCATCATACAGACGACATTGAAATTTGAAACTGTTCTTTTCACTTGGAAATTTACTTGTAGTTTAACTCAAAGTTTTAACTTAAGTTTGACCTACTTAATCTCAATATATTATTATACTTTCCTAAGTGTGAACAAATGACATTAGACCCACACATGTACAAAAGTGAATCAAATCCCTTAAAGCCATGGAAAAGGAGAATGTAGTTTGTCTTATTGCAAAATCATACACATGGCCGAGAGGTGAAAGGAGGGCCAAAGACGAGCAAGTCAAGATAtataatctcttcttcttcttcttgtaaaACAAAAGGACAGGCAACAAGAATAATACAAAGGGACCTTAGTTGTCTCCAAATTTTAACAGATAATAAGTTAAAaggagaatgtgaagaagaaagagaagaagaagaattttcaaAAAGGGTTAACTTAGGGGAACATTACACCTTGGAACTTTTTTATGCATAATAATACTAAATGATGAGACAAAGCATGCACCATTTTTGTTAGTTTTCACTCTCAACTCATGTCACAACACCAACTCCACAACAACAAGAACAGACCCTTGTTTCTaagttatttccttcaacaaaaTCAGCTATAATTAATCACTTTTTAACTCAAATTATTGAATGTTAAAGTGTGCTTCTTCATCTTATAAAGACATAGGCCTGCTTTATGAGGGAGACAGAGAACAGTAAACAGGGTGGAAGGACAGAAgaggtgagagagagagagagaggagtaAGTGACAGAGAGGGAGAGATAGAGATTTTTTTTGACAACCTCATCTAAAAAATCCAGCTTGCTACTACTACTCTCTGAAGAAAAGAATCCAGTTAGGTTCTCTGCACAGTgttagataccaaaaaaaaaaagaaaaaaagctgcataattttttttttattatgacaaGACAGAGAATTAAAGAAGTGAAAGACAAATAAAGAGAGAGTagtgaaagaaaaggaaaacttgTTGTAGTACTACTACTACTGAGTGAGTCTGAgagggaaaagaaagaaagaatgacaCTGTCTTCCGTGAGGGAGAGAGTTTGCTAGTATTTAAGAGTATGGGTGTCTTATAATCTATCCAGTTTGTGGAGTGGGCTTATCTGTTTCAATTGCAGCATTAAAAGGATTTTACTACTGCAACTTTATATTTATGACAGCCAAAAAAATGCAGAATTGAAGATTGATAGGATTTTTTcctgctttttttttttcttccaggtCGTAAGGATATAATGAGCAGCAGGTGAGAGCCATCTATATCTTCTATTCAAACCCTCTTTGATATCTTATTCTTTTTGTGAGAAATGGGTGTCTTCTGCTGCTCTCTCTCTCGCTTTACATAAAAAGCTGAACTTTGAGATAGAGAAAATTAATGGTGGTAGTGCTAGTATTTCCAGGTGGTCTATTCAATAGAGCATATGATGTGGTTTGAGTGAGAGAGATGGGTCTCTTAGTTATTTGTGTAAAAAAGCTGCCTTTTGGTTGAAAGTTGGTCAGTATCATAAAGTTAAAGACTTTTTGTGGGTTGGGATTAGATTTCCTCTCTCAGCTTAAGAATTTGTTATTTTTACTAGATCTTTGCTTTCTTATTTAAGACACTACACTTCTGCTGTTTCTATCTCGTTTGGTGTAACTTCTTtacacacttcttcttctttcttctttttcttcttcttcttcttctaaatggATCATTCCTCCCAAAATATCTATGGATACACAGAAGAATGCAGCAGTAGTGAATCAGGGTGGACTATGTATATAGCTTCACCAATGAATAATGATGGTAGTAATGTCACtactggtgatggtggtggttatcATAGTGATGAGCATAGAAATATtaagaaaaagttgaagaacaACTATGATGATAGCGATGATTCGATGAATTCCGATGCGTCTTCCGGTCCGAATCATCGATACAGCGTTGATGGTGGTACTAGTCATTACAGGAAAGACAATGGGAATAACAAGTTCTATTCATTCAAGAAGAAAACACCTAGTatggagaagaaaagagaagggaCTAAAGTTGATAAGAAAATTGAAGAACCGGTTATGTTGTTTAATCCTCCTGCTGCTTCTGTTCCTACTAGTACCACCAAGTCAAGAAAACTCAAATGGTTTGGCAAAGGTAAATAAAAAacatgtctattatatgtcttctTCCAAGTTTGATTCTCTGATAGTAGTAGTTTCtgttcttttgttctttaaaggatcaacagtagattATAAAagcttcttaccaagttttttatttgttgttgttgttgtaatctTCAATATAATAGTCAGATTAGATAGACAAGAAACTGTGTTGTCTCCATTGTTTTTCTAGTGTGGGTGTGTATGGGTAATTATGTTTTTACTTTTTAGAGCTCTCAAACAGTTAAACTTAACAAGGCAATCAATTCGACAAGATAAAATCAGCAAATATCATGTGTTTCATATACCTGTAACCACCTATGGGAAAAAGATTGTGGAGAGTTCATTGATGAAAGCTACAATGAACTCAAAAAGGGTGACAAGATTTTCTAAGTTATAAATGCACAACAGGAAGTTTTATGACTAAGAACATTCTTGTTCATTACCAGGGTTCCTGAagcagaaataaaaaaaaatgagatcACAAGCTGTCTGCACAGAATGGGAATGGTGATACTGGATGCTGTAACTATTGAGTATGCACAAGTCTGGGACTGTCTCTACTTATCAAAGAATACTGACTAACACTGCTTACCCTCAAAAAGAGTTTTGGTCTGTGAAGAAATCAGTCAGCATGTTGCAAACTGTTAGGAAGCTTCTGCTAACAGGATTTCCAAGTGAAACTAGTTTTACTGACAACTGATATACTAATCATCTGAACAAGAACCAGCTTAATCAAATGCAACAAGTCCAGTTCAAGGTGTTATCACCTTGATTTTGATTCAAACAAGTAATACTATCTTCTGCTGCATTTGATTCTATGTAGTGACGTAGGTATTTTGAAGGCAGGATGTCGCATAAATCTAGCAGCTCTATGTATGATGCTGGAACAGACAAACAGTATGAGGACATTCTAGTATGAATCTTTAACAGAGTTGGATTTTTTACTATTAGCTACTACTAGAGACCACTAAGATTAAAACCAATGGAGTACAAATGCACAATAAGTTGGATGCAGACAAAAAAACTAGGTTTGAGAAATGAATAGCCTGGAGAAGACGACAAAACAGGGGGGTCCTCGAACCCCGTACAATATTGGTAGGGCAGGCAACATGCAATGTCTGTGTGCTTTCAGAATCATGAAGTGCAAAGTTGAGGTTCAAAACTCCACAGAATATTATTGAACATAATGTTTTCAAACGATAGTAACTACTTACTGGTGATTTAGATCAACATTTTAGGAGAGCCATACAACTTATATCCGACAGTCTAGTAATATAAGATTGACTGAATGATTCTATGCTACATATAATGAAATGTGCAACACCAACAATATATAGATATGGAACAGCTTTGAATGGGAAGAGATTAGAAACTTAATACATAATCAATATGGTAGCAGTTCTGCAAATGAACAGTCATAACACGAAAGAAACACAAACAAACAGCTTGAAAAACTTGACAAATCTTATCTGGATAAACCAAATCTCCAAAAACATTATTAGACTAATCATGAATTACTCAATTGAGGACCATAGAGAGACAAAGCCTCAGATCTTTGACTGTTGAGCAATCTTGAACCACTCAGTATGGAAGGATCCTTCCATATCAGTCCTTTCATAAGTGTGAGCTCCAAAATAATCTCTTTGGGCCTGGACCAAATTCGCAGGCAACCTATCCCTCCTGTAAGTGTCAAAATAAGCTAAACTAGTGGACATACCCGGGGTGCTGATACCTGAGTTGATGGCAAGACAAACAACTCGGCGCCAAGCAGCTTGACGCTCAATGATCTCCTTTGCGAACTCTGGGTCAACGAGAAGGTTTGCGAGATCAGCATTCCTGTCGTAGGCCTTCTTGATACGATCCAAGAACACGGCACGGATAATGCAACCTCCCTTCCAAATCCTAGCTAGCTCACCCAATTTCAAGCCCCACCCCTTTTCGATGCTCTTAGCGCGAATAAGATTCATCCCCTGTGCATAACTACATATTTTTGATGCATATAGAGCTTGTCTTACGTCATCAATCAACTTCTTTTTATCCACAGCTTGATCAGTTAAGATGTCACCAAATCCAGCGGATTTGAAAACTTTAGCAGCTTCTACTCTTTCTTCCTTTAACCCACTAAGGAACCTTGCATCCAATGAAGAGGCTATAGTTGGAGCTGCAATTGATAAATCTGCAGCTTGTTGAACGGTCCATTTACCAGTACCTTTCATGCCAGTTTTGTCCAAAACCTTGTCAACCAAATGGCCATCTGCTTTATCAtccttaattccaaaaatatccgCAGTGATCTCAACCAAAAAACTAAGAAGCTCCCCTTTGTTCCAGTCCAGGAAAACTTGGTGTAACTCCTCATTTGAAAGTTTCCCGACTGATTTTAGTACATCGTACGCCTCGGCAATTAGTTGCATATCACCATATTCAATTCCATTGTGAACCATCTTCACGAAATTTCCTGATCCTCCTTCACCTATGTAAGTAACACATGGACCACTATCGGGAACCTGAGCTGCTACTTTAAGAAGAATGTCTTCTATATTTTTGTATGCCTGTAAGGATCCTCCGGGCATCATAGAGGGACCACGTCGAGCACCCTCTTCACCACCTGAAACTCCCATACCAAGATATAAAAGACCCAATTCAGCCATTTCTTTCTCCCTCCTCTCGGTGTTTTCGTACCATTCATTACCCCCATCAATAATACAATCACCTTTCTCTAAGTAGACAGAAAGAGTTTTGATGGTTTGATCAACTGGAGCGCCAGCCTTAACAAGCATGATCACAACACGAGGCTTCTGGATCGACTGAATAAATGATTCGGGATCATGGAAACCGTATAGAGGAAGGTCTCCTTCTTGTTTGGCACGTTCAACAGTTTCGTCAACTTTGGAGGTTGTCCTGTTGTAAACAGAAATTGGAAAGCCTTTGTCTGCGATGTTGAGGGCGAGATTTTGGCCCATAACAGCTAATCCAGCAAGACCTATTCTAGTGAGTGGTGGAGCCATTTTTATCACCTGTCGTCAAGAGTATCAAAGCATAAGCT
Coding sequences within:
- the LOC113275707 gene encoding 6-phosphogluconate dehydrogenase, decarboxylating 3 codes for the protein MAPPLTRIGLAGLAVMGQNLALNIADKGFPISVYNRTTSKVDETVERAKQEGDLPLYGFHDPESFIQSIQKPRVVIMLVKAGAPVDQTIKTLSVYLEKGDCIIDGGNEWYENTERREKEMAELGLLYLGMGVSGGEEGARRGPSMMPGGSLQAYKNIEDILLKVAAQVPDSGPCVTYIGEGGSGNFVKMVHNGIEYGDMQLIAEAYDVLKSVGKLSNEELHQVFLDWNKGELLSFLVEITADIFGIKDDKADGHLVDKVLDKTGMKGTGKWTVQQAADLSIAAPTIASSLDARFLSGLKEERVEAAKVFKSAGFGDILTDQAVDKKKLIDDVRQALYASKICSYAQGMNLIRAKSIEKGWGLKLGELARIWKGGCIIRAVFLDRIKKAYDRNADLANLLVDPEFAKEIIERQAAWRRVVCLAINSGISTPGMSTSLAYFDTYRRDRLPANLVQAQRDYFGAHTYERTDMEGSFHTEWFKIAQQSKI
- the LOC113272608 gene encoding uncharacterized protein LOC113272608, whose protein sequence is MDHSSQNIYGYTEECSSSESGWTMYIASPMNNDGSNVTTGDGGGYHSDEHRNIKKKLKNNYDDSDDSMNSDASSGPNHRYSVDGGTSHYRKDNGNNKFYSFKKKTPSMEKKREGTKVDKKIEEPVMLFNPPAASVPTSTTKSRKLKWFGKGK